A single Tindallia californiensis DNA region contains:
- a CDS encoding Asp23/Gls24 family envelope stress response protein, with protein sequence MKNEDPMIFCSEQGKVKISDDIIMTIARKSVNDIEGILSIAGGFPGGVQALFSKNTATKAGVRIEKADKSIHLNLSLEVAYGTPIPKLVEEAQKKVKEAIEAMTEIPVENVNIFVHDIKVMEES encoded by the coding sequence ATGAAAAACGAAGACCCGATGATATTTTGCAGTGAGCAAGGAAAGGTTAAAATATCAGATGATATTATTATGACGATAGCTAGAAAATCGGTTAATGATATAGAAGGTATCCTTTCTATCGCTGGTGGATTTCCAGGCGGTGTGCAAGCTCTTTTTAGTAAAAACACAGCTACAAAGGCCGGTGTTAGGATAGAAAAAGCAGATAAGAGTATTCATTTAAATCTTTCGCTGGAAGTAGCATATGGAACTCCGATTCCTAAACTAGTGGAAGAAGCACAGAAGAAAGTGAAAGAAGCGATAGAAGCAATGACGGAAATACCGGTAGAAAATGTTAATATATTTGTTCATGATATAAAGGTAATGGAAGAATCGTAA
- a CDS encoding HAD family hydrolase yields MKKNIAAFFDIDGTLHRDSLMMEHFKRLIRYEIIDPHYWYSHAQKAFRNWDKRMGNYEDYLLEVAEIYLKSMKGQNKNYIDFIVEQVIDTKGDRVYRFTRDRIYWHKKQGHHVFFISGSPDYLVEKMAEKYEVEAYRATQYLVDDENNFTGEIVQMWDSESKKKAMADMIHKYQIDLAKSYAYGDTKGDLSMLQAVGNPVAINPAKELLTEIKGNELLRSKTMVIVERKDVIYKLDPCVEML; encoded by the coding sequence ATGAAAAAAAACATTGCCGCTTTTTTTGATATTGATGGGACGCTTCATCGGGACTCTTTAATGATGGAACATTTTAAAAGATTAATTCGCTACGAAATCATAGACCCTCACTATTGGTATAGTCATGCTCAAAAAGCTTTCCGCAATTGGGACAAACGTATGGGAAATTACGAAGATTACTTGCTTGAAGTAGCCGAGATATACCTAAAGTCGATGAAAGGTCAGAATAAGAACTATATCGATTTTATTGTAGAGCAGGTTATTGATACTAAAGGTGATCGCGTATACCGATTTACAAGAGATCGAATTTATTGGCATAAAAAACAAGGTCATCATGTATTTTTTATATCCGGTAGTCCGGATTATTTGGTGGAAAAAATGGCTGAAAAATATGAAGTTGAAGCTTACCGTGCAACTCAATACTTGGTCGATGATGAAAATAATTTCACAGGAGAAATTGTTCAAATGTGGGATTCGGAAAGTAAGAAGAAGGCAATGGCTGATATGATCCATAAATATCAGATAGATTTAGCCAAAAGCTATGCTTATGGAGATACGAAAGGTGATTTATCTATGCTTCAAGCGGTGGGAAATCCAGTAGCTATTAATCCAGCTAAGGAGCTTTTGACAGAAATCAAAGGAAATGAACTCTTAAGATCAAAAACGATGGTTATTGTGGAGCGTAAAGATGTAATCTACAAACTTGATCCTTGTGTAGAAATGTTATAA
- a CDS encoding HAD family hydrolase translates to MKTILFDLDGTLLPMNLEKFMKLYIDALTEKFKPYLEPSLFKKNLWTATRAMISNSGRTKSNEKVFMETFTKDLSIESEKAWLLFDHFYSNEFSLVKKSTWQNPNMIESVRLLKEKQYPLVIATNPLFPQNAVCERIRWAGLNPEDFLYMTTFEKMHAAKPNTEYYEEILDHLKLSSEEVLMVGNDALEDLAAAEVGISTYLLTDHLLNRDKQKNMPDLESNTDDFLEFVKTL, encoded by the coding sequence TTGAAAACAATCCTTTTTGATCTTGATGGTACTCTGTTACCAATGAACTTAGAAAAATTTATGAAACTGTATATTGACGCATTAACGGAAAAGTTTAAGCCTTATCTTGAACCTTCATTGTTCAAAAAAAATTTATGGACTGCTACAAGAGCAATGATATCAAATAGCGGCAGAACAAAATCCAATGAAAAAGTTTTCATGGAAACATTTACAAAAGATCTTTCAATAGAAAGTGAAAAAGCCTGGCTCCTTTTTGATCACTTTTATTCGAATGAGTTTTCTTTGGTTAAAAAATCGACGTGGCAAAATCCCAATATGATTGAGTCCGTAAGGTTGCTAAAAGAAAAACAGTATCCTCTGGTAATTGCAACAAATCCTCTTTTTCCTCAAAATGCCGTTTGTGAAAGAATTCGATGGGCGGGATTAAATCCGGAAGATTTTTTGTATATGACAACCTTTGAGAAAATGCATGCGGCGAAGCCAAATACCGAATATTATGAGGAAATTTTAGATCACTTAAAGTTATCATCAGAAGAGGTTCTCATGGTAGGGAATGATGCTTTAGAAGATTTAGCAGCTGCAGAGGTAGGGATTAGCACCTATCTACTGACAGATCACTTGCTGAACCGAGATAAACAAAAGAATATGCCTGACTTGGAGAGTAATACCGATGATTTTTTGGAGTTTGTTAAAACGCTCTGA
- a CDS encoding Na/Pi cotransporter family protein, which translates to MEIAFGVLGGLGLFLYGMHIMSTGLQKVAGQKLKSIISALTSNRFTGVMVGALVTAIVQSSSATTVMVVGFVNAGMMQLGQAASVIMGANVGTTITAQIITFKIDRFAPLIIGVAVGIWLFSKNRKTKQLAEAFIGFGMLFIGMKFMSDALGPLREFEGFRTLLISFGENPVLGILAGFAITIMVQSSTASTGILLALSMEGLIPIESGLPILFGINLGTTVTAIISSIGANKTAKRAASFHLLFNLIGTIIFIFLLQGPTYHLIKHLSPDNIPRQIANAHTIFNITTTLLMLPFTGVLIKLAYRMVPGETDAVVGVKYIDERILNTPSIALATAIKETLHMGNTAKKSLEEAMGSIIDGSEKKINESLATEKVTNELEREIASYLVKLSNRDLSPDQRETVDGLFHTINDIERVGDHAENIAELSQFKIDNKLTFSEVAINEIKEISDLTIEAYEKALTAMKTLDINMIEEVLAIEKQVDKLEKTLRVNHISRLNAHQCVPSAGVIFLDMINNLERISDHAANIALATRDEIVARRL; encoded by the coding sequence ATGGAAATAGCTTTTGGTGTGCTTGGGGGTTTAGGTTTATTTCTGTATGGAATGCATATAATGAGTACTGGTCTTCAAAAGGTAGCTGGTCAGAAATTGAAGAGCATTATCAGTGCATTAACATCAAATCGTTTTACGGGTGTTATGGTTGGGGCGTTAGTTACGGCTATTGTTCAAAGTAGTAGTGCTACGACTGTTATGGTGGTAGGTTTTGTTAATGCAGGTATGATGCAGTTAGGTCAAGCGGCTAGTGTAATAATGGGTGCTAATGTTGGAACAACCATAACGGCGCAGATCATTACGTTTAAGATTGATCGCTTTGCACCGCTTATTATTGGAGTTGCCGTAGGAATATGGTTGTTTTCTAAAAATCGTAAAACGAAACAGTTAGCAGAAGCTTTTATAGGGTTTGGGATGCTGTTTATAGGAATGAAGTTTATGAGCGATGCGTTAGGACCTCTTAGGGAGTTTGAAGGTTTCCGGACTCTCTTGATTAGTTTTGGAGAAAATCCGGTACTTGGTATTTTAGCAGGCTTTGCTATTACAATTATGGTTCAGAGTAGTACGGCTTCGACGGGTATTCTCCTTGCACTTTCTATGGAGGGTTTAATACCCATAGAATCAGGATTACCGATTTTGTTTGGTATCAACTTAGGTACTACGGTAACAGCGATTATATCCAGTATTGGTGCGAATAAAACAGCTAAAAGGGCGGCTTCTTTTCACTTACTTTTTAATTTAATAGGAACAATAATATTCATTTTTTTACTTCAAGGACCTACATACCACTTAATTAAACATTTAAGCCCGGATAATATACCAAGGCAAATTGCGAACGCACATACTATTTTTAATATTACAACAACATTGTTAATGCTACCATTTACGGGGGTTCTAATAAAATTGGCGTACCGTATGGTTCCGGGAGAAACCGATGCGGTTGTTGGTGTTAAATATATTGATGAGCGAATCCTAAACACTCCATCCATTGCGTTGGCTACGGCTATAAAAGAAACGCTTCATATGGGGAATACAGCTAAAAAATCGCTAGAGGAAGCAATGGGTAGTATTATTGACGGTAGCGAGAAAAAAATTAATGAATCCTTGGCAACAGAAAAAGTTACTAATGAGTTGGAAAGAGAAATAGCCTCGTATTTAGTTAAACTATCCAATAGAGACTTATCACCAGATCAACGTGAAACGGTAGATGGCTTATTTCACACCATCAATGATATTGAGAGGGTTGGCGATCATGCTGAAAATATAGCGGAACTGTCTCAATTCAAAATAGACAATAAACTTACTTTTTCAGAAGTGGCGATTAACGAAATTAAAGAAATATCTGACCTCACGATAGAAGCGTATGAAAAAGCATTAACAGCGATGAAAACCTTAGATATCAATATGATTGAAGAGGTTTTAGCCATAGAAAAACAAGTAGATAAGCTTGAAAAGACCCTTCGAGTAAATCATATATCAAGACTTAATGCGCATCAATGTGTTCCGAGTGCAGGTGTTATTTTTTTAGATATGATTAACAATTTAGAGCGTATTTCAGATCATGCTGCTAATATAGCACTAGCAACAAGGGATGAAATAGTTGCTAGACGGCTTTAG
- a CDS encoding homocysteine S-methyltransferase family protein, whose protein sequence is MSICLTDRLKQSIMLGDGAMGTMLSEGMKEATCPEAINMTNEKLVENIHQQYVKAGSHMIQTNSFGGTRLKLDSYGLGDQVVAFNVKAASIARKVAGDKVLVAGNIGPTGKLMEPMGSLTFEEAVLTFNEQAKALVEGGCDLFLIETMADLQEAKAAVIGAKMAADLPVICTMTFDIQERTLAGADPETVVTVLEAMEVDVVGANCGVGPDLMISIIKRMRQVSDVPLMAQANAGLPRLEGSNTIYDMTPDRMGAYVSSLVSTGASVLGGCCGTTPEHIKVFSKELKMLRSNQPKPILFSKLAGKDQTVYVGCGYQTPMIGENINPTSRKNLAEAFRTLNPKLAVEEAKAQIEAGASIIDINTGASGVDQEVMMPLAIQAVQKVVRAPISIDSSDPKVIEAGLRAVQGKPLLNSTTAKPETLEQMVKLAKKYGASLLCLTLDSKGIPESAEERFKIAEIMVNYAIQNGMNIRDIYVDPLTLTAGAQQRLVMESIKAVQLIKERLGVRTVLGVSNISHGLPKRSGLTASFLAMSLGAGLDMPIINPREPLFRLMISGSDVLTGKDHNAKRYLEENTLLGNEGVKNHQEITDEKAKRENLSVDLKEKIINGETDEIESIIDVFLKKGKSGLDIINELITPALEEVGAKYEEGEFFLPQLLMSAEAAQKSFVLLKEKLPQNESQQIGTVVMATVQGDIHDIGKNIVSVMLENHGFRVIDLGKDVDADLIVKTALEEQADIIGLSALMTTTMQQMAVVAEKVKSQGMNISLLVGGAVLTEDYAKSIGAQYAIDAVQAVKKAKQMLKS, encoded by the coding sequence ATGAGTATTTGTTTAACAGATAGATTAAAACAAAGCATTATGTTGGGTGATGGTGCCATGGGGACGATGTTAAGTGAAGGGATGAAAGAAGCTACATGTCCTGAAGCGATAAATATGACAAACGAAAAGCTGGTTGAGAACATTCATCAACAGTACGTGAAAGCCGGAAGCCACATGATTCAGACTAATTCCTTTGGCGGCACCAGATTAAAATTAGATTCATATGGGCTTGGCGATCAGGTGGTAGCCTTTAATGTAAAGGCTGCTTCAATTGCTAGAAAAGTAGCTGGAGATAAGGTGCTAGTAGCTGGTAACATTGGACCTACAGGAAAACTAATGGAACCAATGGGAAGCCTAACCTTTGAAGAGGCGGTATTGACCTTTAACGAGCAGGCAAAAGCACTTGTGGAAGGAGGGTGTGATTTATTTCTTATAGAAACAATGGCCGATTTACAAGAGGCGAAAGCAGCTGTTATTGGAGCTAAGATGGCGGCTGATTTGCCAGTTATCTGCACAATGACTTTTGATATTCAGGAAAGAACCTTAGCTGGTGCGGATCCTGAAACGGTAGTAACTGTCTTGGAAGCTATGGAGGTAGATGTAGTCGGAGCAAATTGTGGCGTAGGTCCTGACTTAATGATATCCATCATTAAAAGAATGCGGCAGGTGTCTGATGTTCCTTTAATGGCACAAGCAAATGCAGGTCTACCTCGATTGGAAGGAAGCAATACTATTTATGATATGACGCCTGATCGCATGGGGGCTTATGTTTCCTCTTTAGTAAGTACTGGAGCAAGTGTTTTAGGAGGTTGTTGTGGAACAACGCCTGAACACATTAAAGTTTTTTCGAAAGAGCTAAAAATGCTTCGCTCCAATCAGCCGAAACCTATTTTGTTTTCAAAACTTGCTGGAAAAGATCAGACAGTGTATGTAGGGTGCGGATACCAAACACCAATGATAGGGGAAAATATTAACCCAACTTCAAGAAAAAATCTTGCGGAGGCATTTAGAACACTTAACCCGAAGTTGGCCGTAGAAGAAGCAAAGGCCCAAATAGAAGCTGGTGCTTCAATCATTGATATTAATACAGGAGCTTCGGGGGTAGATCAAGAAGTGATGATGCCTTTAGCAATTCAAGCTGTTCAAAAGGTGGTCCGAGCCCCGATTTCAATTGATAGCAGTGATCCAAAAGTAATAGAAGCTGGGCTTAGAGCGGTACAAGGAAAACCATTGTTAAACTCAACAACAGCTAAACCAGAAACATTGGAACAGATGGTAAAACTGGCAAAAAAATATGGTGCGTCGCTTCTATGCTTAACGTTGGACAGTAAAGGAATTCCTGAATCGGCAGAAGAAAGATTTAAAATTGCCGAAATAATGGTAAACTATGCCATTCAAAATGGAATGAACATCAGGGATATTTATGTTGATCCGCTAACGCTTACAGCTGGTGCACAGCAAAGACTTGTAATGGAATCCATAAAAGCTGTGCAGCTAATAAAAGAACGACTAGGTGTTAGAACCGTGCTTGGTGTTAGTAATATATCACATGGCTTGCCTAAAAGATCGGGACTGACAGCTAGTTTTCTGGCAATGTCATTAGGTGCAGGACTAGATATGCCTATTATCAATCCAAGGGAGCCTTTGTTTCGGCTAATGATATCTGGGTCGGATGTGCTGACAGGGAAAGATCACAATGCTAAGCGTTATCTTGAAGAGAATACCTTATTAGGCAATGAAGGGGTAAAAAATCATCAAGAAATAACAGATGAAAAAGCAAAGAGAGAGAATCTTTCTGTTGATCTAAAAGAAAAGATCATCAATGGCGAAACGGACGAAATAGAGAGTATCATAGATGTTTTTTTGAAAAAAGGAAAAAGTGGTTTAGATATTATTAATGAATTGATCACTCCCGCATTAGAAGAGGTGGGAGCAAAATATGAGGAAGGTGAATTTTTTCTACCTCAGTTACTAATGTCAGCAGAAGCTGCACAAAAATCCTTTGTTCTTCTTAAAGAAAAGTTGCCTCAAAACGAATCGCAACAAATAGGAACAGTTGTTATGGCTACAGTTCAAGGCGATATCCATGATATTGGTAAAAATATTGTTTCGGTAATGTTGGAGAATCATGGGTTTCGTGTGATAGATCTTGGTAAGGATGTTGACGCAGATTTGATAGTGAAGACGGCATTAGAAGAGCAAGCAGATATTATCGGTTTGAGCGCTTTGATGACCACCACCATGCAACAGATGGCAGTGGTCGCTGAGAAAGTTAAGAGTCAGGGGATGAATATATCACTACTAGTGGGGGGAGCCGTACTTACGGAAGATTATGCAAAAAGTATTGGTGCTCAGTATGCGATAGATGCGGTTCAGGCTGTCAAAAAAGCAAAGCAGATGCTAAAGAGCTAG
- a CDS encoding TrkH family potassium uptake protein, whose amino-acid sequence MNYGVIIRVLGSLLVFKGIMLLPAIMVSFLYKEAAVSSFLLTVGLTLLVGIPCMRLSHSSRKIKTKEALVIVAGGWIVISFFGALPFYFSGSIPHLMDAFFEAVSGFTTTGATILDDIEALPKGILFWRSFTHWLGGMGILVLTLAILPAIGVGGFQIFKAESPGPISDKLVPKMHQTATILYTAYFGMTVLQTILLMFGGLDLYEALTHTFGTVGTGGFSIYNDSAGAYDSAYVQWVITVFMIAAGVNFALYYELYRKKIGNIVENTELRLYLSLLITAMLALFISIQFQQGGDWTANLRHTSFQVASIMTTTGYTTADYELWSPFAQSIIFFLMFIGGCAGSTGGGIKVIRILVLFKLVKRQILKVLHPRAMVPIQIQGRMLQADTIASVTSFAILYILILTGGMFVLSIEGLDLVSAVSASAATLGNIGPGFGFIGPTQTYSEFSYVSKGVLSLFMLMGRLELFTVFILLTPSFWRESR is encoded by the coding sequence ATGAATTATGGAGTTATCATAAGAGTTCTCGGTAGTCTGCTGGTTTTTAAGGGGATTATGTTACTTCCGGCAATTATGGTCAGTTTTCTTTATAAAGAGGCGGCTGTAAGTTCTTTTTTATTGACGGTGGGTCTTACCTTGTTAGTAGGAATACCTTGCATGCGTTTAAGCCATTCTTCCAGAAAAATCAAAACAAAAGAAGCTCTTGTTATTGTAGCAGGTGGATGGATAGTAATATCTTTTTTTGGAGCACTTCCTTTTTATTTTTCGGGGAGTATACCGCACCTTATGGACGCTTTTTTTGAAGCTGTATCAGGATTTACAACAACAGGAGCAACTATTTTAGATGATATTGAGGCTTTGCCGAAAGGAATTCTGTTTTGGCGCTCATTTACCCATTGGTTAGGGGGGATGGGTATATTGGTACTAACGCTCGCTATACTTCCAGCGATAGGTGTTGGTGGTTTTCAAATATTTAAAGCGGAAAGCCCAGGTCCTATTTCAGATAAGCTAGTACCTAAAATGCATCAAACAGCCACCATCCTCTATACAGCTTATTTTGGCATGACGGTGCTTCAGACAATTTTACTAATGTTTGGAGGGTTGGATTTATATGAAGCTTTGACGCATACATTTGGAACTGTAGGCACAGGAGGTTTTTCGATTTATAACGATAGTGCTGGCGCCTATGATAGTGCCTATGTCCAATGGGTGATTACTGTTTTTATGATAGCGGCTGGAGTGAATTTTGCTTTATACTATGAACTGTATCGAAAGAAGATAGGAAATATTGTAGAAAATACGGAATTGAGACTATATCTCTCTTTGCTGATCACAGCAATGCTTGCGTTATTTATATCGATACAATTTCAACAAGGCGGAGATTGGACAGCAAATTTACGACATACTTCTTTTCAGGTGGCTTCTATCATGACTACGACCGGGTACACTACCGCTGATTATGAATTGTGGTCACCTTTTGCTCAAAGCATTATTTTCTTTTTGATGTTTATAGGTGGGTGTGCAGGCTCGACGGGTGGTGGTATCAAAGTAATACGAATTCTTGTTTTGTTTAAATTGGTTAAAAGGCAAATATTAAAGGTACTACATCCAAGAGCTATGGTGCCTATACAAATACAAGGAAGAATGTTACAAGCGGATACTATCGCCAGTGTTACCAGTTTTGCGATACTCTATATTTTGATTTTAACAGGTGGGATGTTTGTTCTTAGCATAGAAGGGTTAGATTTAGTCAGTGCTGTCAGTGCTTCGGCGGCAACTCTTGGTAATATAGGACCAGGTTTTGGTTTTATTGGTCCAACACAAACATATAGTGAATTTAGCTACGTATCAAAAGGGGTATTATCATTGTTTATGCTGATGGGACGTTTAGAACTATTTACAGTGTTTATTTTGTTGACACCTTCGTTCTGGCGAGAGAGTAGATAG
- a CDS encoding molybdenum cofactor guanylyltransferase has product MLKHKVSAVVLAGGNSKRMGRNKALLRIGDKKMIQIVVETLEPLFDEVILVTRNPSSFYMLDNVRFVTDVLDTEKKNSLVGLYSGLLKANNEYAFIVPCDMPFLSSKLIAHMIESLDGEDVRIPMIGSYFEPLHAIYRKTCLPYILDQLRDENYKITAFYDHVLVRPVSETHVRTIDPHLNSFTNVNTETEYLNAKARWALEKDITVNQQKNAKRSEKKNEKRRPDDILQ; this is encoded by the coding sequence ATGCTTAAACATAAGGTGTCAGCGGTTGTTTTAGCCGGAGGAAACAGCAAAAGAATGGGGCGAAATAAAGCGTTACTTAGGATAGGCGATAAAAAGATGATTCAAATAGTGGTGGAAACCTTGGAACCTTTATTTGATGAAGTTATACTGGTTACTCGTAATCCATCATCATTTTATATGCTTGATAATGTCAGGTTTGTAACAGATGTTTTGGATACAGAAAAGAAGAATTCTCTTGTAGGTCTGTACTCTGGTCTTTTGAAAGCGAATAACGAGTATGCTTTTATCGTTCCTTGTGATATGCCCTTTTTGAGTAGCAAGTTAATAGCTCATATGATAGAAAGTCTCGATGGAGAAGATGTTCGAATACCGATGATAGGATCCTATTTCGAGCCATTACATGCGATCTATCGAAAAACATGTTTACCATATATCTTAGATCAACTTCGTGATGAAAACTATAAAATTACCGCATTTTATGATCATGTGCTGGTAAGACCTGTGAGTGAAACTCATGTTAGAACAATAGACCCTCATTTAAATAGCTTCACCAACGTCAATACAGAAACGGAATACTTAAACGCGAAAGCTAGGTGGGCTCTTGAAAAGGATATAACAGTCAATCAACAGAAAAATGCAAAGAGGAGTGAAAAAAAGAATGAAAAACGAAGACCCGATGATATTTTGCAGTGA
- the trkA gene encoding Trk system potassium transporter TrkA, with amino-acid sequence MKILIIGVGKLGFQLAEAFSHKENDIVVMDPKAEALQKASDQLDVLTIQQNGVEVKSLKQARIHEIDLVIAVTDDDETNMLIAFLSKRMGCKKSIARVRNPEYSRQAEFIKKEMNIDYIVNPELATSSEIIRYLMKGLPVHTEDFAHGKIVLADVKVQQLCGMAGQYVKDLNYEERVLIAALNRNGNVIIPHGETKIMETDVLYVIGEKDDVNSFTQRCGISTKKKMTRKVVILGGGRIGYYLADKLLKTGVQVKIIEESRNRCKYLAETLNDALVIHGDGTDINLLEEESIFEADALISLTGLDEENLLLSLLAKQYNTKKVIAKVSRPNYIPIIEKLGVDVAVNPVTITASEILRYVQGGKVLSFSLLFGGKAEVTELIVRKNAYVTEKKLKDLELPQGLIIGSVLRKNKVIIPDGETMITAGDRVVIFAVKDDETDFEKYFYPSKRGLLNELWSYHKSSR; translated from the coding sequence ATGAAAATACTTATTATAGGTGTTGGAAAGTTAGGTTTTCAATTAGCAGAGGCATTTTCGCACAAAGAAAATGATATTGTTGTGATGGATCCAAAAGCAGAAGCTTTGCAAAAGGCTAGTGATCAATTGGATGTGTTGACGATTCAACAAAACGGAGTTGAAGTTAAAAGTCTTAAACAGGCGAGAATTCATGAAATAGATTTGGTGATTGCTGTAACGGACGATGACGAAACGAACATGCTGATAGCTTTTCTTTCGAAAAGAATGGGGTGCAAAAAATCAATAGCAAGAGTTCGAAACCCAGAATATTCAAGGCAGGCAGAGTTTATAAAGAAAGAAATGAATATAGACTATATTGTAAACCCGGAATTAGCGACTTCCTCAGAAATTATTAGGTATTTAATGAAAGGATTACCAGTTCATACAGAGGATTTTGCCCACGGAAAAATTGTATTAGCTGATGTGAAGGTACAGCAGCTGTGCGGTATGGCTGGTCAATACGTAAAAGATTTGAATTATGAAGAGAGAGTCTTGATTGCTGCTTTAAATAGAAATGGAAATGTCATTATTCCACATGGAGAAACTAAAATAATGGAAACGGACGTCCTTTATGTTATTGGAGAAAAAGATGATGTTAACTCGTTTACGCAGAGATGTGGTATTTCTACAAAGAAAAAAATGACGAGAAAAGTAGTTATTCTTGGAGGAGGGCGGATTGGGTATTATCTGGCAGATAAACTCTTGAAAACAGGCGTTCAAGTAAAAATAATTGAAGAGTCGAGAAATCGGTGCAAATATCTTGCTGAAACATTAAATGATGCACTAGTGATCCACGGTGACGGTACAGATATTAATTTGTTGGAAGAAGAATCGATTTTCGAAGCGGATGCACTGATTTCATTGACAGGATTAGATGAAGAAAATTTATTATTATCCCTATTGGCGAAGCAATACAACACGAAAAAAGTTATTGCTAAAGTTAGTCGCCCAAACTATATCCCTATTATTGAAAAACTTGGCGTAGACGTGGCGGTTAATCCTGTTACCATTACGGCCAGTGAAATATTGCGTTATGTGCAAGGTGGAAAAGTACTGTCTTTTTCCTTGTTATTTGGCGGGAAAGCAGAAGTAACAGAACTTATTGTTCGAAAAAATGCCTATGTAACAGAGAAAAAATTAAAAGACTTAGAACTTCCGCAAGGTTTAATCATTGGATCTGTACTACGAAAAAACAAAGTGATTATACCGGACGGAGAAACGATGATAACAGCTGGCGATCGAGTGGTTATTTTTGCCGTCAAAGACGATGAAACTGATTTTGAAAAATATTTTTATCCATCGAAGAGAGGTTTGCTAAATGAATTATGGAGTTATCATAAGAGTTCTCGGTAG
- a CDS encoding FAD:protein FMN transferase, with protein sequence MKSNRKMITALFMIGLTLFIITKFINQPEGEWVEKNEFVLGTFSQIRIYAPTEAAGEAIIRKAFDRVHEIEKRMSPHIENSQVYKINQLANESFSEVTEDTLMVIQTGIDYYELTDGLFHIGLGSLINLWGIGTEEPYVPRQSEVDELLEALDIHAILIENSSVMIQNKHMALDLGGIAKGYAVDESVRILKEEGIQSGFINFGGDVYALGKKPDKTPWNVGIREPIIESGGLLGRVPADSLSVVTSGDYERYFIEDETIFHHIIDPRTGFPSESDLKSVTIISETSMDGDVYSTALFIMGLTQGLSFVESVQGVEAVFVNHEKEIYLSSGLKDGGFELMNEDYTLID encoded by the coding sequence ATGAAATCTAATCGAAAAATGATAACGGCTTTGTTCATGATTGGCTTAACGCTTTTTATCATAACAAAATTCATTAATCAGCCAGAAGGAGAATGGGTAGAAAAAAACGAGTTTGTTCTTGGTACTTTCAGTCAAATAAGAATTTATGCACCTACCGAGGCCGCTGGAGAGGCAATTATCAGAAAAGCATTTGACAGAGTGCATGAAATTGAAAAAAGAATGAGCCCACACATCGAAAATAGTCAAGTTTATAAAATCAATCAACTGGCAAACGAATCTTTCTCTGAAGTAACGGAGGATACACTAATGGTTATTCAAACAGGAATTGACTATTACGAACTTACAGATGGACTATTTCATATCGGCTTAGGATCACTTATAAATTTATGGGGGATTGGTACGGAAGAACCTTATGTCCCAAGACAAAGTGAAGTCGACGAATTATTGGAAGCCCTTGATATCCATGCTATTCTCATCGAAAATTCCAGTGTAATGATACAAAACAAGCATATGGCATTGGATCTTGGTGGTATCGCTAAAGGCTATGCTGTAGACGAAAGTGTGCGTATATTAAAAGAAGAAGGTATCCAGAGTGGCTTTATTAACTTCGGAGGCGATGTGTACGCTTTAGGCAAGAAACCAGACAAAACACCTTGGAATGTAGGTATTCGAGAGCCTATTATAGAATCAGGCGGTCTTTTAGGTAGAGTTCCTGCAGACAGTCTATCCGTTGTAACTTCCGGTGACTATGAACGTTACTTTATTGAAGATGAAACTATTTTTCATCATATTATTGATCCCAGAACCGGCTTCCCGTCAGAATCCGACCTAAAAAGCGTCACTATTATCTCAGAAACCTCCATGGACGGGGATGTGTATTCTACAGCCTTATTTATCATGGGCCTAACCCAGGGCTTATCCTTTGTTGAATCTGTCCAAGGGGTTGAAGCCGTTTTTGTTAATCACGAAAAAGAGATTTACTTAAGTTCAGGATTAAAAGATGGCGGCTTTGAGTTGATGAATGAAGATTACACACTTATTGACTAG
- the acpP gene encoding acyl carrier protein, whose translation MIDQKIKKIIASHLGIENAETLLRETMLMNDLDADSLDAVEIIMAIEDEFEIEIPDEMAESIKTIGEIIDYVEEQHQ comes from the coding sequence ATGATCGATCAAAAAATAAAAAAAATAATTGCATCACATCTCGGTATCGAAAATGCAGAAACACTGTTGCGTGAAACTATGCTGATGAATGACCTAGACGCTGACTCACTGGATGCTGTAGAAATAATAATGGCTATTGAAGACGAGTTTGAAATTGAAATTCCGGATGAAATGGCTGAATCAATCAAAACCATTGGCGAAATCATTGATTATGTAGAAGAGCAACATCAGTAA